The Ziziphus jujuba cultivar Dongzao chromosome 1, ASM3175591v1 genome segment CCAGCCTGCCTCCATGACAAATTTCCGCATGTGCAAGACTAGGTAATCAGGGAAGGAAGTTAAGCCTGCAGTCCTGCAGATATCAACAAAGTGGATAGTGAAAACGAAATTTAATAAGTCTAATTCCAATATTAAAGAAGAGTTATTATAACTTCCCATAATATCTTataatggagagagagagagagagagagagagagagagagagagagagtcatcTAAATTCAAAACATTAATAAACCTAGTCATCGTAACAAGAACAAAACAAATCAATGACAACTTGGTGAACAAAAAGCCTGTTTGGACCACTAAAATAGCCAGTGCATTTATAAATTAACTAAGCTATGATTCCAACTACAGTTCAGATACAGGAGTGATTTCTTTCTAAATGAATACTACAATGCAGTATACAacattcaaatatcaaaaaccTTACTTGATAGCTGTTGTCTTGGCCTTCAATGCAGTACTGTAAAAATCATGTATCTCCTCTGGAGATGAAAAGCTTGCAAGGCATGCTTCTAAAGGCACCCTTGGACGTACAATCTCATCAGCAGATCTGCTAAACATAGGCAggcttaataaaaaaatctcacaGGGTAATCAAaggttcaaaaacaaaaaaacaaaaaataattaaaatgtattcaACTTACACTTCCTTCCCTTCTGAAGTTTTCTCTGCTTTTAATTTCTGAAAGGCTTCAAGTTCTCCTGAATTGTCAGACAAAAAGTTATGAGAATATGAGTTTTGAGAATAATGCTCCAGAATAATAATGAACCCACCTTTATTAGTGGCCTCATGCAGAGGGATGTTTAAAGAAAGGATGTAGTCTAGCCTTCTATTGTAAGCAACTTTTCCTGAGGAACACGAGATGCGATCTTCGATACCAAACTTGAAACACCTTGCAGGATCAACCTCAGGTTTCCCAGAATTAACACGTTCAACTTGGTCAAGAAAATGTAGGAAGAACTCCAAGGCATCCTaaacgaatgttggtttcaAGTAATCAAATTAAAGAGAACAAACAATATCACAATATTGACAACATTAtaggagaaaataaaaagatgaattATTAGTGATGGTAAAGTGGAGTCTTTTTGGTAGCTATCGTCCAATTGTTTGGTACAGCCTACAGTAGCCACAGTAAGAAACTTAACTCAGACACCAGATAAGCCAAGTAATAGGCACATAGTTGCCTTCTATCTGTTATGTAAGTCATCAAACATGAAGCACTCcccttaaaaatattttgcaatCGCATATTAAGCAAAGTGCAGCCTTAATCATAAATGGAGGTACAGTAGATTCACAAGGTTCACCATTTGAGGTTGAAATCATTTCGACCATTAGTGTGTAGCTTACTATTTATTAACCTTGACAAGGACTACAGCCAACCATTTAACATTGTGAACCATGAAGCATAATTTGTTTGACAATCCCAACCACCTTAATTACAAAACTCAGCAGTATTTGTCAACAGGATGATGCAAATTAAGTTCCCTCAGCAGTATTTGCCAACGGGATGATGCAAATTAAGTTCCTAGCAATGCAATCAGTGCATTAGGCATTTTATGCTGTCAATAAGGATATGAAATACAAGAGATCCATTAAATATCTCATAAATGAACCTTTATTTGACACCGTGCATGCTATCCTAAGTaagatttttcattaataagtgCATAATGCACAATGATATAGGTCACATGCAGAAATTCTCTCTTTTATGTCACCCAAAAGACAAAAagccatatatatttttatataccaTGCAATATAAGGCTCATAAATCTATATCTTTCTTGTTTTAGGAACATTAGCATATTAAAAAGCAAATATATTACATAAACAAGCTTATTTTTACAGCAATAAAACGCTTGTGCACAAAGTTTTAGTATACCATTAAAATCTGACATCTATAGTAAAATCTCATGACCTTTCAATGTGTAATTAATTTTGATGACCAACGACGTAAAGTAAACCAAAATCCGAGTCTTATTTAATTGACTTTTCCCCCCTTCAAAACAGCCACATGTAGCTTAACTTTGTGCAAAAGTGTCAATAGACATAGCACTTTCTCATAAGATTaaagaaacaacaaaaatacattCAGACAAACAAAACATCAGTTTCTTCTGTTATTACTAGATATCACTCATCATATATCAGAAAAGATGGTAATTTACCTGCTGTCTCATGGTAGAAAATTCTGGATGGCTTGCAGCAATAACAGCTTTGAACATACGAGGAGGTATGCCCTCCTGTTTCTAATTTTTGTAGAAGATTAACGCAGTAAGAGAAATCAGATCAAgtcaaaagagaaaatatccaTCCCTATTGAAAATAATGATAAGCAAATACTAACATACTGAGACCAACACATTATACAACTCAATGACTGAATGAAAGCAAGAAGTAAGTTGGCAGAAAGTTATAAATGATTGAGGAAGAACTTGACACCCAAAAAGAGAGACAGAAAGTTAGGTGCAATGAGAAATCTTACAGCACTTGCTGTTGGGGTAGTCGCATTTGCATTATCTTTTCCCTGTATAACAAATAAGTCATCGTAAAACAATAAGACGAAGAAACCCTTCGTTTCAAGAAAACCAATCAATATATAGTTATCTTACCTCCACTGCTGGAACAGAGTATTTACCAGATAGCAAACCATGTCCCAGCTTAGTTCTGCCATACAAACAAGCTTTTTAAACATGGATTCATGCAGATATACTATATAATTCCCATTGAAACTACTTCTTTTAAGAGCCGACTGAATTGGTTTTTAAACATTAAGAAGTCAAGGAGTGAAAGGGAAAAAAGTATTAGCATAAGTATCACATATATGAGGTACACAATATGCAAATAAGCACATGTTCAAGAGAGTACAAACATGTTAACCTAACATCAAATAGAGAACACTACCaacacatatacacacacaaaagaTTAACATAATGCATAAAAACCTGTTTGATACTTACAACTGCATATTCAGGTCTACAGTAGGATCAGCAGGAGCCACCTCAAAAGCCGTCTTTAAATTTTGGTTCTTATAGTATCTAACAccataataacacaaaaatgtTAACAAATATGTATTCACCAATTTCCAAAGTGATATCATATATTGGtttacaaaacaaattaaaagaaaagaactaaCCGTGAGTAGAAGGAGTGTGTTGAGAATACAGCTTGCATAGTTGCTGCCAAGTAGCAACTGCAAGAAAACCAAATGAGAAAAACTAAATACAATATGTTTTGTAGCACTCTACTACAAGTATCAAATTTACCTATTCCCTAGATTGACAAGTCCCGTGTAGCCAGGTCCGCATATTGGTTCAACTTCCTGTCCACTTTCTTGAATACGGTTCCAATCAAAATTGGTATTCTGGTCAAGCTCCCTTTCAGCAGTCGTCATTTCTGTCTGAAAACAACAACATTGTTGTTGTCAACATAATAATAGACATGCACAAGCTCATGGCTAATTTCTTTGCAACTTCAAAACAAATGAAAGTATTTACTTGgaaccaaaaacccaaaaaacagaGCTCTTTATCCATGATCAAAAGGCTTCAAAATTTTAGGAAAGATGAAATATCAAAGCAGCTTATCAAAATTTACAGAACTTCTGCCTTTACATATGAgctaattttcaataaattctaAGACATGATACACACAAAAGAGCTCTCTTTTCCATACAATGACCATATCATGTTTTGTATATTGTTAAACAGTGAAATCAACACTCTAAAGTTCATACAGCTTTAGCAACATCATATAGCACCATAAATCCCTCTGATATACTACATTGTAACTACTCTCCACTGGAAGATCAATTCAACTGAGtagaaaatttcaatttcttgCATCTCCATGTGAAGCTTTAAAGGGAAACTAGTAAAACTATagctatttttgtttaaaaaactaCCAGAAGATGccaaaaaataagtttaaatcCACAACTAACCTTCTGTAGGGATGAAAAGTCAATGCCAAAAAATGCCAAATGTTGAGCGAGAAGTGGGTCCAAAACACTATCATCCTCTGGGTAAGAGAAAACATCTGAGCTGCCACAATATGTTACTCTTCATTAGCAATCTCACAATGCAAAACACCTCAAGATAAACTAACATCTAAAACAAACTACCATGATTATTAAGCTAAGGCATAATTAGCCCTTAATTTGTAGGGCTGCCAATGCATTTTccaagcaaaacaaaacaattctTACACAATAGTTAACATATTCAAGAAGTGAAAGAGAGAGTGCAAATTCATCTCCTCCCCCACTCTATCTACATAGCTCGACTCATACAATGTCTCTTACTTCTACATGTCACTAAGGCAGTCCCCAAAACAAAACACAAGAGCCAAAGCCAAAGCTCTTCTTACATGATGCAAATTACCAGTTTCAATAACAAAACTTTGGATGTCTAGATATGCGATGACGTGAATACTCTTATATCCATAAAAGTTTACTGAAGAGAATTTTATGCCATACAGCCATAGCAACTGAATAAGCAGCTGACTCATATAGAGAACTAAATAACAAGCATGAACAAGCACAGAACTAGGGATCAAAAGTACATAGATAAAATTTTACCATTCCACTAATCAAGGCAACAGTACCTGCTCCTTCCAAATCTGCAGTGATAGTCCCTAACTTTACAGCAAGAGGATAGCGAGTCTCCTTATAATGTTCAATGGCATGATTATTTCCACCACTTCCGTCCCAATTTCTCCGCCCACAAAGGATCATTCCATCAGTTAGATTTAGCCAGAGATTTTCTGTTTTATCACACTTGGCACATTTCCACCCGGAGGGAGGAATAATAATACCATTGTCAATCTGTTGCAAGTTCATTGCATATGCACTGACTTGCTTTTTATCAGCTGTCCAGGCTGCAACTTGTTCTTTCCGCTCAGCACCTTCAGCCCTCAAAATGGCATCGACTGCCAACCTTACCTTCAGTATGATAGGCAAATAATACTCTTGTTTAGGATGCCATCTTTTTACTccaaatatatagattattctaaaaaaaaaaaaaaaaaaatgaaacagaaacAAACACCTTCTCTGGTAACTCCACTGAAGGAAACGGAAGAGTTACATAACCGGGCAGTATGACTATACTGTAAGCATCTTCGTATTCAATTTCATTGTTATCAAATCCACCATCAATTCCTACAAATCATTATAATAAATGGATTATACCATGTTTCTTCACCGCAGAACACCATTtaactaattataaaaaaaattaaaaattaaaaattaaaaaaaaacaaaaaaaaaaaaacagacaaACAATGGGACTCTGCACCACCGCCATACTATCGTTTTACAGCCTGCTACCAAATTTGAGCTATGTGATTAATCTAATTTGAGCTATGTGATTAATCTAAGACACTAATTTGAACCCCACAAAGAAACATCTACAAGACATAGATAACAGGAAAACCCTTATAGATTGCCATACCACCTTGTATCTATCAGAGGAATTTTTTACCCatcctttaaatatatattatgctaTGAGAATCCAATTAAGTATATCAAACCAACATAACAAATGGTTAATGACTCAACGTTTTGAACAAAATACTGGTTAGACAATTAGGCTTTAATACCATGTTGACATTTTACACCTACATATCAAACAGAATGTAAATAAGCATAAACTAAACTCGAAAACAGAATTAGATATACTGTCCAATAGCCGACGACCTCCATTCTTACACAAGCACATGTAAAGTACCTATAGCCAAAAGAGTCGGTTTCTTCGAAGGCCTATCTTCAGGAGCCAACTTTTTTGTTTGCTTGATATGCAAATAAACAGGATTTCCAGTCTTCTCATAGTTCCAACCAACATAATCTTTTCCAAATGCAAGAAATGTATTCATGTCAATAAACAAGCCACCTTCTGATCTCTGAAACTCATCACAAAAAAGAACACCATTAGAACAACTGAACTCCAGACAAAACTCAATCGGGGTGGAAGCAAAAAAATAGCATATCTTTTACACCCACCacaaaaatataacaaacatattttatgacgataaaagatattaaaaacaGAAAAGTAGAACAAAATTTCTATTTAGTTTCTTAAAACCAAGTAAATATTTTTGCCCAAAAAAAGTTGAATGATAAGACCTTTTCTTAGAAGTTAAATTTCAAGGACAATTTTTCCAAACCCTACATTTTCTCAACATCAAAAGAGCAATAgcatagaaagaaaataaataaataaaaacccactaATGCGCACttgttttttcaaaatgcaGACAgctaaaaacaatttaaaacaaagataggaaaatatttagtaataaagaaaaaatattaaaaataaacaaattggtTTCTgattatgaaaacaaaaaattaaaaaaaaaatgaataagaaaaagaaaatcagctTTAGTATTTGTACTAATTTGCTACAGTCAGTCAGAAAAACAAACATCAAAGAAAAGTGAGAAATAGATTACCGGAGTATCGAAGGAGACGCAACATTCTTGCTTGTAAATGCGGTTGGTGGGCTCTGGTATCCGAACCCGGGAGAGATTGGATCGGAGCAGGTCCAGAGGCTCTACCATCGTTCACCAAAATCAAAGAGGGTTTAGAAGAAGAAGTTTCCTAAGAAACCGATAAAGACAGAGAAAAGAGACTGTGcaaggagagagaaaagaaatagGCAAGTTTAGAGAGAGAATATGTTCTTTGCCCTAAGCTAATGCAAAGTCTGAAACTTTTTGAAACGAGTCGGAgcgaaaatacaaaaaatagagaaagcgAGCAAAAAAGCCAGAGCGAGTTAAGCTATTTCAGTACTGAGCaccttttttttatgtttttccaaCTGAGTCGTGTCCTTCTtaaacatcttcttcaacactgtgttaactttttctttttcatttttcttggtAATTAAACTGTGTTTAACCCTTTGTGaactagtattattattatgtaataaCATTgtatttcctaaaatatataaaatcccCCATATTACTTCTTCAAACTATAATATATCTTTTGTTCATGCAATTTTATCTTGTAACCTGACAAACttctataaataaaattaagtagaATAAAATAGTTTTCCAAACATAGTTATATAACCAATTTTACTATAGAAAGTATTAGGTTCTTCTCATATAGTGAAATCTaacattaaatattattttaaaatgatcaaATTTGTTCAAAGTAAATAGATttactttataaatatattatataataaagtgtctgttaaaacaaaattgatttttctaaaataatatttaatattaaatttttattttataaagtgaatttaattttttttttttttacatagtatcgattatataaattgtatttgattttatcaaatttatcaatcgaagtgcataattaaatttatttgacaaaaaaaaagtaataaaatgtgaaagtaataaaatgtaaaaaatagaaTCTTCCTTGTTTTACTTTTTACtgatttttactattttgtactcttttggaaattcaatttgttttactcacaaataaaatatatcaaattactttttagtaaataattctatttgttttatataaggATAATactagtttgtttttttttttttttacttgcatTGTATTTTACCACTATATTCTGTTCgattgtgttttttttatgataaaacattttgtttatttttaataaataaaacacaaattcatattatttaattttctaacgGTTAATAATTGAAATCTcaacaattttataattgaaatctCAAAATTATTGCCACAATgcaaaaataaacataagtagATTTAGATTTTTCAATGGAGTAAAATGTATAAAATCTTTTCTTAGAAAAAATCTTTAATCATCTCATTTTATTTGCTTTAAATGGTTATCCTatgaaaaaagattaaaacaatttttttttcttttttgaatttaataagtTATAATATGTAGTTTTTGGTGAATGGTGACAATATAGAGTTGGTTCAGtttacaaatataaaaagttagaaccatcctttctctctctctttaaaaattttatattggttttattatattttttttaaagtacaaGTTCTTATGCACCAGTACCATAATAGTTTAATTggtgttctaaaatttattgaaGAAAATTGAGACGTTGGATAAAATCATTAAATGTTTATGGGAAAAAagcaaaatgagaaaaaaaaaaaaaaaaaaaaagggttgacTGGTATTGAGTAGGATATTTCtctcaatattataaaatatttttattgtaaaaaataataataatgctagagttaaatatttggtaaataaattttatttatattttgatgtatgtatggaaattttttttcatccAAATCAAGCATTGAACCTTCGATTTAAAGGTGCACTTTCAATTATGCTCTAGTCATTGGACCTAACCTATATAAGtaggatttttaaaaattgtaattagTACTCAAAATGTACAAATTACAAAATCAAAACCTTcaaatatacatttatttataaaactTACAAACCATAAGGAAATGTCATcttaaaagtcaaaatttattACGTTgctgtttcaaaattttcaattaaatacttccaaatattttaaatgaaaaaagaggccacaataattttttttttttgataaatatccaataatttatcatcaaaactaaaataattaagatcaaTTTAATGTCATTGTGATTGGAATAACAAAACTCAAGCCCCAATTAGATCACACAATCTATAaagtaaatatttaatgatttatgcaaaagttaataaagtaataatttattatgttaactaaaagcaaaatattttcgttaaaaaaaaaaaagcctaaaagtaaaatatataatattaaaatttccgAACCTAATTGAATTGGACCTTGTGGAGCTCATCAAATCTCATTTTGTTTCAAGagcaaaatccaaaattttttcaCATGCTTTCCGTTTGAATTGGGGgctgaatttttattatttatctcgCAGTCGGATTCCCAACACGTTGGATTTTCTTTACACCCAACTATAAGTCTTTTTTTTACATCCAATAAGGTGGATCAGATTGTACAACGCTGACAAATCCATCACACTTGGTTGCAGAAATTACAAATTCCATTTCTAATAAATCTTATCTGAATTTTGATGAGGATTTTATATGCTGaacattgtaaaaaaaaatactaaaaatagttGTACAGCGGTGGATTAGATAATTTGTAGATTCCTCCATGAttatgaaagtaaaaaaaaaaaaactataattcctttttgtttaattcattattcttatatatatatatatatatatatatatattagtatatgTGCCTGTGTTCAGGTTTTAGTGTGATCTTAGTAGTACTGATGGCATAACCTAATAATATAGACCAGTGGCCATGTCGGCTTGGCCCAATGATAAAAAGTCCAATGAAGCAAAGCATTCTTTTTTCCCCACTATATATTTTATCAGATATATTAATTTCAGCCAATAAAAGCATATTAATTAGGGCAGTCCGTATGGAAGAGAAGAGTGGAACGTATGCAAATCTAGCATCGTTTACGTGACAATTACAGGCGCAAGTCATATCAGAGTCTGCTAATACCACACCAAGTCAAAGTAAACTCACTTGGATTTTAGCGAGTAATTGGAAGATAATGCACGGCTtggggtttttctttttcttcaatttataaattaaaacttcaatatcatttcaatatttcattctcattcacaaaaaataaaatgttaaaaaaaaaaaaaaaaaaacttacatagTAGCTGTACTCCCCTTAACAAAGACAAATTCATGGctcaataaacaaattaaaattgcatatttatatatgcattaaatgataggttttaaaatttaagccACATTGcaacataaaaaagattttacAATATAATCTTTCCCTGTTATGTTATAGAAGCTTGCTAACCATTACCCatctaccatttttttttttctaaaaaagaaacaaagaaattgtCTGTTCGtatattcaaataatattttaatctataAACATAAATACTTAGTGTTCATTATGTGTTATAGATTTTTAAGATagacttttgaaaaaaaaaatgagaacaaaatataattacgttcaatattttaaaatttactctAAAAAGTagggattttattattttcatcttaTCTGTATATTTTTCcatcataatttttattataaagaaattCATAATAAATACAGAGGAGCATGATGTCTATCGGTTTGGTTTATGTTGGTATGATTTTACATTAATAAAAGCAAAGTGTCTATGTTTAGCTAAATTCCAATAATTAAAACTTCAGTTAATAAAAACACTATTCTATCAATGGAAGAAAGGTTAATTTTTTGCTAAATTTGATTTgcttatagatttttttatttttttcttactctAATGATTCGTCTATCATATCTTCCAAGTTATATAGGGTGAAAAGACGTTTCTGTTAGAGGGAATATTTTGGCTCCCAAAAGTACTTCATGCACttgatattgatttttaacaatttaattgacAAATAAGCATagtttaaaaatttgattatttttaccAGCTTGTGATCAATTAGTCCTTCACCCTTCTACTTTATTAAATCATTTTCTTggagttaaaaaaatttcattgtgTGGTTCttagtttgtttttgtttttacatatttttctcttttgtcaAATGAATGACTGTTGATTCTTGtcaaatatctttattttttaataaaaaaaattttaatatttaagtagaat includes the following:
- the LOC107430502 gene encoding ubiquitin carboxyl-terminal hydrolase 14 isoform X1 — its product is MVEPLDLLRSNLSRVRIPEPTNRIYKQECCVSFDTPRSEGGLFIDMNTFLAFGKDYVGWNYEKTGNPVYLHIKQTKKLAPEDRPSKKPTLLAIGIDGGFDNNEIEYEDAYSIVILPGYVTLPFPSVELPEKVRLAVDAILRAEGAERKEQVAAWTADKKQVSAYAMNLQQIDNGIIIPPSGWKCAKCDKTENLWLNLTDGMILCGRRNWDGSGGNNHAIEHYKETRYPLAVKLGTITADLEGADVFSYPEDDSVLDPLLAQHLAFFGIDFSSLQKTEMTTAERELDQNTNFDWNRIQESGQEVEPICGPGYTGLVNLGNSCYLAATMQAVFSTHSFYSRYYKNQNLKTAFEVAPADPTVDLNMQLTKLGHGLLSGKYSVPAVEGKDNANATTPTASAKQEGIPPRMFKAVIAASHPEFSTMRQQDALEFFLHFLDQVERVNSGKPEVDPARCFKFGIEDRISCSSGKVAYNRRLDYILSLNIPLHEATNKGELEAFQKLKAEKTSEGKEVSADEIVRPRVPLEACLASFSSPEEIHDFYSTALKAKTTAIKTAGLTSFPDYLVLHMRKFVMEAGWVPKKLDVYIDVPDIIDISHMRSKGLQPGEELLPEGVPAEEVESNKPVANEDIVSQLVSMGFSELHCQKAAINTSNSGVEEAMNWLLSHMDDPDIDAPISQGGHTVVDQSQLDMLISFGFQEEIARKALKASGGDIEKATDWIFNNPDASASSDMDATTSNTVPTADAGLPDGAGRYRLIGIVSHIGTSTQCGHYVAHIFKDGRWVIFNDDKVGASINPPKDMGYLYFFERLSN
- the LOC107430502 gene encoding ubiquitin carboxyl-terminal hydrolase 14 isoform X2 translates to MVEPLDLLRSNLSRVRIPEPTNRIYKQECCVSFDTPRSEGGLFIDMNTFLAFGKDYVGWNYEKTGNPVYLHIKQTKKLAPEDRPSKKPTLLAIGIDGGFDNNEIEYEDAYSIVILPGYVTLPFPSVELPEKVRLAVDAILRAEGAERKEQVAAWTADKKQVSAYAMNLQQIDNGIIIPPSGWKCAKCDKTENLWLNLTDGMILCGRRNWDGSGGNNHAIEHYKETRYPLAVKLGTITADLEGADVFSYPEDDSVLDPLLAQHLAFFGIDFSSLQKTEMTTAERELDQNTNFDWNRIQESGQEVEPICGPGYTGLVNLGNSCYLAATMQAVFSTHSFYSRYYKNQNLKTAFEVAPADPTVDLNMQLTKLGHGLLSGKYSVPAVEGKDNANATTPTASAKQEGIPPRMFKAVIAASHPEFSTMRQQDALEFFLHFLDQVERVNSGKPEVDPARCFKFGIEDRISCSSGKVAYNRRLDYILSLNIPLHEATNKGELEAFQKLKAEKTSEGKEVSADEIVRPRVPLEACLASFSSPEEIHDFYSTALKAKTTAIKTAGLTSFPDYLVLHMRKFVMEAGWVPKKLDVYIDVPDIIDISHMRSKGLQPGEELLPEGEEVESNKPVANEDIVSQLVSMGFSELHCQKAAINTSNSGVEEAMNWLLSHMDDPDIDAPISQGGHTVVDQSQLDMLISFGFQEEIARKALKASGGDIEKATDWIFNNPDASASSDMDATTSNTVPTADAGLPDGAGRYRLIGIVSHIGTSTQCGHYVAHIFKDGRWVIFNDDKVGASINPPKDMGYLYFFERLSN